A section of the Microbacterium sp. MM2322 genome encodes:
- a CDS encoding DUF222 domain-containing protein, translating to MSGDEEFERWPTEVPPDVPSTLDWVVMCADMATVHAAQRYRCIVALWDDAIAEEHRNDRDAVLVERSVRLEVAGALRITEHAAGRLMGLGRALVYRYPTVLDSMSRAAITDTHATIIVDGLDQLESVREDLVAEVLAAAEEMATGPFRRHVRRIVDREREATLAEQHAAAVTHRHVRVEPGVDGMAWLTAHLPAVEAHAILGRLTAIAKTLDDERTLDHKRADVFGDLLIDGETTSLPDSARGIRPTVAITVPALTLLTGDGPAAQVDGVGPIPLDRARELCGAASGWMRVLTHPETGVVLSVGREQYRPPADLRRLVAWRAARCMAPGCGIPADRCDIDHTIDWHHGGHTDASNLAPLCRGHHTLKHHTDWRVRAKPGGTLEWTSPAGRVYLVQPERRIPQFTTDPPPF from the coding sequence ATGTCCGGTGATGAGGAGTTCGAGCGGTGGCCCACCGAGGTGCCGCCCGACGTCCCGTCAACCCTGGACTGGGTGGTGATGTGCGCGGACATGGCGACCGTTCACGCAGCGCAGCGCTACCGGTGCATCGTCGCACTCTGGGACGACGCGATCGCGGAGGAACACAGGAACGACCGTGACGCAGTGCTCGTGGAACGGTCAGTACGCCTCGAAGTCGCGGGCGCACTGCGGATCACCGAGCACGCCGCCGGACGGCTGATGGGCCTCGGGCGCGCCTTGGTCTACCGGTACCCGACAGTGCTCGACTCCATGAGCCGGGCCGCGATCACCGACACGCACGCGACGATCATCGTCGACGGACTCGATCAGCTCGAGAGTGTGCGCGAGGACCTCGTCGCGGAGGTTCTCGCGGCCGCGGAGGAGATGGCCACCGGGCCATTCCGCCGCCACGTGCGACGGATCGTGGATCGGGAACGAGAAGCGACGCTCGCCGAGCAGCACGCCGCCGCCGTGACCCACCGCCACGTGCGCGTAGAGCCGGGCGTTGACGGGATGGCGTGGCTCACCGCGCACCTGCCCGCCGTCGAAGCACACGCGATCCTCGGCAGGCTCACCGCAATCGCGAAAACCCTCGACGACGAACGCACCCTCGACCACAAACGCGCCGACGTGTTCGGGGACCTCCTCATCGACGGGGAAACCACCTCCCTCCCCGACTCTGCCCGCGGCATCCGCCCGACCGTCGCGATCACCGTCCCCGCGTTGACACTCCTCACCGGTGACGGTCCCGCCGCGCAGGTCGACGGCGTCGGCCCGATCCCCCTCGACCGGGCGCGGGAGTTGTGTGGTGCGGCATCCGGGTGGATGCGGGTTCTCACCCACCCCGAAACGGGTGTCGTCCTCTCCGTCGGACGCGAGCAGTACCGGCCACCGGCCGACCTCCGACGCCTCGTCGCGTGGCGCGCAGCACGGTGCATGGCGCCCGGATGCGGGATTCCCGCCGACCGGTGCGACATCGACCACACCATCGACTGGCACCACGGCGGCCACACCGACGCGAGCAACCTCGCCCCGCTCTGCCGAGGCCACCACACCCTCAAACACCACACCGACTGGCGGGTCAGAGCGAAACCCGGCGGAACCCTCGAATGGACCTCACCCGCAGGACGGGTCTACCTCGTTCAGCCCGAACGCCGCATCCCGCAGTTCACCACCGACCCACCACCGTTCTAG
- a CDS encoding GNAT family N-acetyltransferase: MPPADAALVTIRDYRESDADGWVTCRVLSFVQTQYYDDVKPSRTRLPDGAIELVAVADGGRIVGILDIEVDGAEATIDSVAVRPGWQHAGVATRLLSHALVVLEGRGVRTLDAWTREDAAANRWYQRNGFAETTRYLHVYLGDGDDPSDFTTPDGLSSPVTVFVHGRIEDEADLRARYRRVYVCRRYARDLTVR; this comes from the coding sequence ATGCCTCCCGCCGACGCAGCTCTCGTCACCATCCGCGACTACCGGGAATCCGACGCCGACGGCTGGGTCACGTGCCGGGTGCTGAGCTTCGTGCAGACCCAGTACTACGACGATGTGAAGCCGTCGCGGACTCGACTTCCCGATGGCGCGATCGAGCTCGTCGCAGTGGCGGACGGCGGTCGGATCGTCGGCATCCTCGACATCGAGGTCGACGGCGCAGAGGCCACGATCGACTCCGTCGCGGTGCGTCCCGGATGGCAGCATGCGGGCGTCGCCACGCGGCTTCTCTCGCATGCGCTGGTCGTGCTCGAGGGCCGCGGCGTCCGGACCCTCGATGCGTGGACCCGAGAAGATGCTGCCGCGAATCGCTGGTATCAGCGGAACGGCTTCGCGGAGACCACCCGCTACCTCCACGTCTACCTCGGCGACGGCGACGATCCGTCCGACTTCACCACGCCGGACGGTCTGAGCAGTCCGGTCACCGTATTCGTGCACGGACGCATCGAGGACGAAGCCGACCTCCGCGCGCGATATCGGCGGGTCTACGTGTGCCGTCGGTACGCCCGCGACCTCACCGTCCGCTGA
- a CDS encoding GNAT family N-acetyltransferase codes for MELIRCTAADAGEVEAFLREVDLTVTGLEAPAVRLWVERDDDGRIVGSTGYELSGDGKHALIRSVAVRPEGRLAGRGRELATWALELAAADGATTAWLFSRRSGGFWQSLGFAAADRAELARVLADTHQVRTFVETGQLAREVAWARGLSV; via the coding sequence ATGGAACTGATCAGGTGCACGGCGGCGGATGCCGGTGAGGTCGAGGCGTTCCTGCGTGAGGTCGACCTGACCGTGACCGGTCTGGAGGCGCCCGCAGTGCGCCTGTGGGTCGAGCGCGACGACGACGGTCGGATCGTCGGGAGCACGGGATATGAGCTGAGCGGCGACGGGAAGCACGCGCTGATCCGGAGCGTGGCGGTGCGTCCCGAGGGCCGCTTGGCCGGGCGCGGACGCGAACTGGCGACGTGGGCGCTGGAGCTGGCCGCCGCCGACGGGGCGACCACGGCGTGGCTGTTCAGCCGCCGGTCGGGTGGGTTCTGGCAGTCGCTCGGGTTCGCCGCGGCGGATCGCGCGGAGCTCGCGCGGGTTCTGGCGGACACGCACCAGGTGCGGACGTTCGTCGAGACCGGGCAGTTGGCGCGCGAGGTCGCGTGGGCGCGGGGGCTTTCGGTTTAG
- the recQ gene encoding DNA helicase RecQ has protein sequence MSDGGWQNDPYADLVWDPDDVAPPEDYDSPPPPDPRYDDYAASVARASRAEPTPPAQVRPARAQPARPAAPPASVLQLERRDHVGDDPVKVLTEVFGYTAFRGDQGDIVSHVIAGGDAVVLMPTGGGKSITYQVPALVRPGTGLVVSPLIALMHDQVEALIANGVRAAFLNSTQSPAERAGVEQALLDGELDLIYVAPERLSVPATTALLQRAQLSVIAIDEAHCVSQWGHDFRPDYLALGDLAERFPGVPRMALTATATRATHTELTERLHLPDARHFVASFDRPNIQYRIEPKVDMRRQLVQFIRSQPEGAAGIVYALSRKSVEQTAEYLRTQGLDALAYHAGLDASIRARHQSRFLREDGVVMVATIAFGMGIDKPDVRFVAHIDLPKSVEGYYQETGRAGRDGEPAVAWMAYGLGDVVQQRRLIDQSPGDRTYKMRMGQHLDAMLGLCETVSCRRQNLLNYFGQSSDACGNCDTCLTKPDTWDGLIAAQKLLSTIVRLQRERNQAFGAGHLIDIVRGASTERIRQQGHDKLSTYGVGNDLSEQDWRSVVRQLLARGILVAQGEYGVLVVGDAGMPVLRGEEPVPLRRDVLGRTGGGSTRAKKQSAADALPEGDRDLFEALRAWRAEQAKEQGVPAYIVFGDATLRALAEHRPTSVADLDGITGIGAKKREAYGEAVVAVIANA, from the coding sequence GTGAGTGACGGCGGATGGCAGAACGACCCCTACGCCGATCTCGTGTGGGATCCCGATGACGTCGCGCCGCCGGAGGACTACGACTCGCCGCCTCCGCCAGACCCGCGTTACGACGACTACGCCGCATCCGTCGCACGCGCCTCGCGCGCCGAGCCCACGCCGCCCGCACAAGTGCGCCCCGCCCGCGCTCAGCCCGCCCGCCCCGCGGCACCGCCGGCATCCGTCCTGCAACTCGAACGACGTGATCACGTCGGAGACGATCCGGTCAAGGTCCTGACCGAGGTCTTCGGCTACACCGCCTTCCGCGGCGATCAGGGCGACATCGTCTCGCACGTCATCGCCGGCGGTGACGCGGTCGTCCTCATGCCCACCGGTGGCGGCAAGTCGATCACCTACCAGGTGCCTGCGCTCGTGCGTCCCGGCACGGGACTCGTCGTCAGCCCCCTCATCGCGCTGATGCACGACCAGGTCGAGGCGCTCATCGCTAACGGCGTCCGCGCGGCTTTCCTGAACTCGACGCAGAGCCCTGCCGAACGCGCCGGGGTCGAGCAGGCGCTCCTCGACGGCGAACTCGACCTCATCTACGTCGCGCCCGAGCGTCTCTCCGTTCCCGCGACCACCGCGCTCCTGCAGCGCGCGCAGCTCAGCGTGATCGCGATCGACGAGGCGCACTGCGTGTCGCAGTGGGGTCACGACTTCCGCCCTGACTACCTCGCGCTCGGCGATCTCGCGGAACGGTTCCCCGGCGTCCCGCGCATGGCGCTCACCGCCACCGCGACCCGCGCGACGCACACCGAGCTGACCGAGCGTCTGCACCTTCCCGACGCGCGCCACTTCGTCGCGAGCTTCGACCGGCCGAACATCCAGTACCGGATCGAGCCCAAGGTCGACATGCGCCGCCAGCTCGTGCAGTTCATCCGCTCCCAGCCCGAGGGCGCTGCCGGCATCGTGTACGCGCTCAGCCGCAAGTCCGTCGAGCAGACGGCCGAGTATCTGCGGACGCAGGGTCTCGACGCCCTGGCCTATCACGCGGGGTTGGATGCCTCGATCCGCGCCCGGCACCAGTCGCGCTTCCTCCGCGAAGACGGCGTCGTCATGGTCGCCACGATCGCGTTCGGCATGGGCATCGACAAGCCCGACGTCCGCTTCGTTGCGCACATCGACCTGCCGAAGTCCGTCGAGGGTTACTACCAGGAGACCGGTAGAGCCGGCCGCGACGGTGAGCCCGCCGTCGCGTGGATGGCCTACGGCCTCGGCGACGTCGTCCAGCAGCGACGCCTCATCGACCAGTCGCCCGGCGACCGCACCTACAAGATGCGCATGGGGCAGCACCTCGATGCGATGCTCGGCCTCTGCGAGACGGTCTCGTGCCGTCGTCAGAACCTCTTGAACTACTTCGGGCAGTCCTCGGATGCCTGTGGCAACTGCGACACCTGCCTCACCAAGCCCGACACCTGGGACGGCCTCATCGCCGCTCAGAAGCTCCTCTCAACGATCGTGCGACTGCAGCGCGAGCGGAACCAGGCGTTCGGCGCCGGCCACCTCATCGACATCGTCCGCGGCGCCTCGACCGAGCGCATCCGCCAGCAGGGCCACGACAAGCTCTCGACCTACGGGGTCGGGAACGATCTGTCCGAGCAGGACTGGCGCTCGGTGGTCCGTCAGCTGCTGGCCCGCGGCATCCTCGTCGCGCAGGGGGAGTACGGGGTTCTCGTTGTCGGCGACGCGGGCATGCCGGTGCTCCGCGGCGAGGAGCCGGTGCCGCTCCGCCGCGACGTCCTGGGCCGCACCGGCGGCGGATCGACTCGCGCGAAGAAGCAGTCGGCCGCCGACGCGCTGCCCGAGGGCGACCGCGACCTCTTCGAGGCGCTCCGCGCGTGGCGTGCCGAGCAGGCGAAAGAGCAGGGAGTTCCCGCCTACATCGTCTTCGGCGACGCGACCCTGCGCGCCCTCGCCGAGCACCGTCCGACGTCGGTCGCCGACCTCGACGGCATCACCGGCATCGGCGCGAAGAAGCGAGAGGCGTACGGCGAGGCCGTCGTCGCCGTCATCGCGAACGCCTGA
- a CDS encoding Gfo/Idh/MocA family oxidoreductase has translation MTEPARFAIIGTGWRSEFFLRVAAAAPARLQAVGVLARSDASAARVAGWDVPVHRSLDDLLAARPDFVIASVSWPAMPGVVTELVERGVRVLAETPPAPDADGLRKLWHDVGGSRLVQVAEQYMLMPGHAARLEVVRSGALGTIGGVQVSSTHLYHATSMIRTFLDAGMAAATVSARTFVAPLVDPLSPAGWSGDLAPKERMTTIATLDFGDGRMGLYDFVDNQWWNPILSRRIVLRGSHGELVDDTVRRFEGDEVITSPITYRRTGVDLNLEGNDVVSAAFEGRVVYRNPWVGTRLSEDDIAVASLLELTGEWARGDEPEPYPLADACQDHLLGLAIGESARTGVDVRVERDVWG, from the coding sequence ATGACGGAACCGGCGCGATTCGCGATCATCGGCACGGGCTGGCGCTCGGAGTTCTTCTTGCGGGTAGCTGCTGCGGCGCCCGCTCGGCTGCAGGCGGTGGGCGTGCTCGCCCGGTCCGATGCGTCTGCTGCCCGAGTCGCCGGGTGGGACGTGCCGGTGCATCGGTCGCTCGACGACCTGCTCGCCGCGCGACCCGATTTCGTGATCGCGTCGGTGAGCTGGCCGGCCATGCCGGGGGTCGTCACCGAGCTCGTGGAACGCGGAGTGCGCGTGCTGGCCGAGACGCCGCCGGCGCCCGATGCCGACGGTCTCCGGAAGCTCTGGCACGACGTCGGCGGCAGCCGACTCGTGCAGGTGGCGGAGCAGTACATGCTCATGCCGGGCCACGCCGCCCGCCTCGAGGTGGTGCGCTCGGGGGCACTCGGAACCATCGGCGGGGTGCAGGTCTCGTCGACGCATCTGTACCACGCGACCTCGATGATCCGGACGTTCCTCGATGCCGGGATGGCCGCGGCGACCGTGTCGGCGCGCACCTTCGTCGCGCCGCTCGTCGACCCGCTGAGCCCGGCGGGCTGGTCGGGGGATCTCGCCCCGAAGGAGCGGATGACGACGATCGCGACGCTCGATTTCGGCGATGGTCGGATGGGGCTCTACGACTTCGTCGACAACCAGTGGTGGAACCCGATCCTGTCGCGCCGGATCGTCCTCCGCGGCTCGCACGGCGAGCTCGTCGACGACACGGTGCGCCGCTTCGAGGGCGACGAGGTTATCACGTCGCCGATCACCTACCGCCGCACCGGTGTCGACCTGAACCTCGAGGGCAACGACGTGGTGTCGGCCGCCTTCGAGGGGCGCGTCGTCTATCGGAACCCGTGGGTGGGGACACGCCTGTCGGAGGACGACATCGCGGTCGCCTCGCTGCTCGAACTCACCGGCGAGTGGGCTCGCGGCGACGAGCCCGAGCCTTACCCACTGGCGGATGCCTGCCAGGACCACCTGCTGGGACTCGCGATCGGCGAGTCGGCCCGGACGGGTGTCGATGTGCGGGTCGAGCGGGACGTCTGGGGCTGA
- a CDS encoding SulP family inorganic anion transporter gives MTTTAPVRPRIEPTVLQALRSPRLLTREVLAGLVVAIALIPEAIAFSIIAGVDPRVGLFSSFIMAVAISFLGGRPAMITAATGAVALVIAPVAREHGMDYFIATVLLGGAIQILFGAVGVAKLMRFIPRSVMVGFVNALAILIFLAQLPQLFGDGIPWLVWPLLAVGLLILYAMPRLTKAVPAPLVTIVLITAAVVIFAWNVPTVGDQGELPESLPSLFIPNVPLTLETLQIIAPFAIAMAVVGLLESLMTAKLVDDITDTHSSKTREALGQGAANILSGAFGGMGGCAMIGQTMINVKASGARTRISTFLAGVFLLILVLALGDVVAIIPMAALVAVMIMVCIGTFDWHSVRISTLRRMPKSETAVMVITVVATVWTHNLAIGVVLGVIAAMVMFARRVAHFVTVTRTVDAAASTAHYAVDGELFFASSNDLTTQFSYSIDPANVVIDMSRSHVWDASTVAALDAIVSKYDRIGTAVTIVGLNDTASAFHGRLSGRLGAGE, from the coding sequence ATGACCACCACCGCACCCGTGCGCCCCCGGATCGAACCGACCGTGCTGCAGGCGCTACGAAGCCCGCGACTGCTGACCCGTGAAGTCCTCGCCGGACTCGTCGTGGCCATCGCCCTCATCCCCGAGGCGATCGCCTTCTCGATCATCGCGGGCGTCGACCCCCGCGTGGGGCTCTTCTCGTCGTTCATCATGGCGGTCGCCATCTCGTTCCTCGGCGGACGCCCCGCGATGATCACGGCCGCGACCGGCGCCGTCGCGCTCGTCATCGCCCCCGTCGCCCGCGAGCACGGGATGGACTACTTCATCGCGACGGTGCTGCTCGGCGGCGCCATCCAGATCCTGTTCGGTGCCGTCGGCGTCGCGAAGCTCATGCGCTTCATCCCCCGGAGCGTGATGGTCGGCTTCGTGAACGCCCTCGCGATCCTGATCTTCCTCGCGCAGCTGCCGCAGCTGTTCGGCGACGGCATCCCCTGGCTCGTGTGGCCGCTGCTGGCGGTGGGACTCCTCATCCTCTACGCGATGCCCCGACTCACGAAGGCGGTCCCCGCTCCCCTCGTCACGATCGTGCTGATCACCGCCGCCGTCGTCATCTTCGCGTGGAACGTACCCACCGTGGGCGACCAGGGCGAGCTCCCCGAAAGCCTCCCGTCGCTCTTCATCCCGAACGTGCCGCTGACGCTCGAGACCCTGCAGATCATCGCCCCGTTCGCCATCGCGATGGCGGTCGTCGGGCTGCTCGAGTCCCTCATGACCGCGAAGCTCGTCGACGACATCACCGACACGCACTCCTCCAAGACCCGCGAAGCTCTGGGTCAGGGCGCCGCGAACATCCTGTCGGGAGCGTTCGGCGGCATGGGCGGCTGCGCCATGATCGGCCAGACGATGATCAACGTGAAGGCCTCGGGCGCGCGCACGCGCATCTCGACCTTCCTCGCCGGCGTGTTCCTGCTCATCCTCGTGCTCGCGCTCGGCGACGTCGTGGCGATCATCCCGATGGCCGCGCTCGTCGCCGTCATGATCATGGTCTGCATCGGCACGTTCGACTGGCACAGCGTGCGGATCTCGACGCTGCGTCGCATGCCCAAGAGCGAGACCGCCGTCATGGTCATCACCGTCGTCGCCACCGTCTGGACCCACAACCTCGCGATCGGCGTGGTGCTCGGCGTCATCGCCGCGATGGTCATGTTCGCGCGCCGCGTCGCGCACTTCGTGACGGTCACGCGAACGGTGGATGCCGCGGCATCCACCGCCCACTACGCAGTCGACGGCGAGCTGTTCTTCGCGTCGAGCAACGACCTGACGACGCAGTTCTCGTACTCGATCGATCCGGCGAACGTCGTGATCGACATGTCGCGCTCGCACGTGTGGGATGCCTCGACGGTCGCCGCGCTCGACGCGATCGTCAGCAAGTACGACCGGATCGGGACGGCGGTGACGATCGTCGGGTTGAACGACACGGCATCCGCGTTCCACGGTCGACTCAGCGGGAGACTCGGCGCCGGGGAGTGA
- a CDS encoding MerR family transcriptional regulator, which produces MAESTMRIGEVAERTELSFRTLRHYDEIGLVTPSARTDGGFRLYTEGDVARILLIRRMKPLGFTLDEMRELLEVVDAIEADAADPQVRARLDGVRAEAAARREKLSRQVEMADEFLDQLERI; this is translated from the coding sequence GTGGCGGAGAGCACGATGCGCATCGGCGAGGTCGCCGAGCGGACCGAACTCTCGTTCCGCACCCTCCGGCACTACGACGAGATCGGACTCGTCACCCCGTCCGCCCGCACCGACGGCGGCTTCCGGCTCTACACGGAGGGCGACGTCGCCCGCATCCTGCTCATCCGGCGCATGAAGCCGCTCGGGTTCACGCTCGACGAGATGCGAGAGCTCCTCGAGGTGGTCGATGCGATCGAAGCGGATGCCGCCGACCCGCAGGTGCGGGCTCGCCTCGACGGTGTGCGCGCCGAGGCCGCGGCCCGTCGCGAGAAGCTCAGTCGTCAGGTCGAGATGGCCGACGAGTTCCTCGACCAGCTCGAGCGGATCTGA
- a CDS encoding alpha-galactosidase — protein MPVLPSDASVVHLRSGGTSVVVDLQPGEVPAIVHWGEDLGDAPHETLVSLATAARLQRISGGLDHTVRLGVVRTAASGWAGTPSIEGHRDGEAVSTLFALTDVNATGDSLALQFTDPEAELSARYELRVTASGLVRVRTTLRNDGAGVYTVQALHTTLPLPWDATEILDTTGRHLRERSAQRHELTFGTHLRESRRGRPGADATLLLAAGIPGFGFERGLVHGAHLAWSGNSRIFAERIPTGESFLGAGELYLPGEIRLAPGEEIATPELLGSWGDGLDELAARFHGEWRARPQHPTRPRPITLNTWEAVYFDHRLPKLVALADAAAEVGVERYVLDDGWFRHRRDDTAGLGDWYVDETVWPEGLHPIADHVVAKGMEFGLWFEPEMVNPDSDLARSHPDWILRGRTDLPPSARQQQVLNLAHPEAYDYVLGVISAILDEYPISYIKWDHNRDLVDAAAGPGGAARVHAQTLAVYRLIDELKATHPGLEIESCASGGARVDLGILDRTDRIWTSDCLDPVERLENQRYTALVVPPEMMGMHLTTPHVHSTGRTVSLTMSGAVALFGHFGIEWDVTTLSETDAAAVGAWVALAKRVRPLVATGRLMNADVADPGLDVRGVVAADAASAFFTITQTQTLISSPAGRVRLPGLDADRTYRVQLVTPGGLVQIPAQSPLEWAHHETVLTGRQLAVVGLRPPVQNPQQSVVVELTAL, from the coding sequence ATGCCCGTTCTCCCCTCCGACGCGAGCGTCGTCCACCTTCGTTCCGGCGGCACCAGCGTCGTCGTCGACCTACAGCCCGGCGAGGTCCCGGCGATCGTCCACTGGGGCGAGGATCTGGGCGACGCCCCGCACGAGACGCTGGTGTCGCTCGCCACGGCCGCGCGGCTCCAGCGGATCTCCGGCGGACTCGACCACACGGTGCGGCTCGGTGTCGTCCGCACCGCGGCATCCGGATGGGCGGGCACTCCCTCGATCGAGGGTCACCGCGATGGCGAGGCGGTCAGCACACTCTTCGCGCTGACCGACGTGAACGCGACCGGCGACTCGCTCGCGCTGCAGTTCACCGACCCCGAGGCGGAGCTGTCGGCTCGCTACGAGCTGCGGGTGACGGCATCCGGTCTCGTGCGAGTGCGGACGACGCTGCGCAACGACGGCGCGGGTGTCTACACGGTGCAGGCGCTGCACACGACGCTGCCGCTGCCGTGGGACGCGACCGAGATTCTCGACACGACCGGGCGTCACCTCCGCGAGCGGTCGGCGCAGCGACACGAGCTCACCTTCGGCACGCACCTGCGCGAATCGCGCCGCGGTCGACCCGGCGCCGACGCCACGCTGCTGCTGGCGGCCGGCATCCCCGGGTTCGGATTCGAACGGGGCCTCGTCCACGGCGCGCACCTCGCGTGGAGCGGCAACTCGCGCATCTTCGCCGAGCGGATCCCGACGGGCGAATCCTTCCTCGGCGCCGGCGAGCTCTATCTGCCGGGCGAGATCCGTCTGGCCCCGGGTGAGGAGATCGCGACGCCCGAACTCCTCGGCTCGTGGGGCGACGGCCTGGACGAGCTCGCGGCACGGTTCCACGGGGAGTGGCGCGCGCGGCCGCAGCACCCGACGCGGCCCCGGCCGATCACCCTCAACACGTGGGAGGCGGTCTACTTCGACCACCGCCTGCCCAAGCTCGTCGCCCTCGCCGACGCGGCGGCCGAGGTCGGCGTCGAGCGGTACGTCCTCGACGACGGCTGGTTCCGCCACCGCCGCGACGACACGGCGGGCCTCGGCGACTGGTACGTCGACGAGACCGTCTGGCCCGAGGGCCTCCACCCCATCGCCGACCACGTCGTGGCGAAGGGCATGGAGTTCGGCCTCTGGTTCGAGCCCGAGATGGTCAACCCCGACAGCGACCTCGCCCGCTCGCACCCCGACTGGATCCTCCGCGGTCGCACCGACCTGCCGCCCTCGGCCCGTCAGCAGCAGGTACTGAACCTCGCCCACCCCGAGGCGTACGACTACGTCCTCGGCGTCATCTCGGCGATCCTCGACGAGTATCCGATCTCGTACATCAAGTGGGACCACAACCGCGACCTCGTCGACGCCGCGGCCGGCCCCGGCGGTGCCGCACGCGTGCACGCGCAGACCCTCGCGGTCTACCGCCTCATCGACGAGCTCAAAGCCACCCACCCGGGTCTCGAGATCGAGAGCTGCGCATCGGGCGGTGCCCGGGTCGACCTCGGCATCCTCGACCGCACCGACCGCATCTGGACGAGCGACTGCCTCGACCCCGTCGAACGCCTCGAGAACCAGCGATACACCGCGCTCGTCGTGCCGCCGGAGATGATGGGCATGCACCTCACCACCCCGCACGTCCACTCCACCGGCCGCACCGTGTCGCTCACGATGAGCGGCGCCGTGGCCCTCTTCGGCCACTTCGGCATCGAGTGGGACGTCACGACGCTGTCCGAGACGGATGCCGCGGCTGTCGGCGCGTGGGTCGCGCTCGCCAAGCGCGTGCGCCCCCTCGTCGCCACGGGCCGCCTGATGAACGCGGATGTCGCCGACCCCGGACTCGATGTCCGCGGCGTGGTCGCGGCAGATGCGGCATCCGCGTTCTTCACGATCACGCAGACCCAGACGCTGATCTCGTCGCCGGCGGGACGCGTGCGGCTCCCGGGGCTGGACGCGGATCGGACGTACCGGGTGCAGCTGGTCACGCCCGGCGGGCTCGTGCAGATCCCCGCGCAGTCGCCGCTCGAGTGGGCGCACCACGAGACGGTCCTGACGGGACGTCAGCTCGCGGTCGTGGGCCTCCGACCGCCCGTGCAGAACCCGCAGCAGTCCGTCGTCGTCGAGCTCACCGCACTCTGA